GGTGCGTGTAGATCTCGGTGGTGGTGATGCTGGCGTGGCCCAGCATCTCCTGCACGGCGCGCAGGTCGGCGCCGCCCTCGACCAAATGCGTGGCGAACGAGTGGCGGAAGGTGTGCGGGCCGATGGCTTTGCGCACGCCGGCCTTCACCGCGAGCGCGCGCACCAGCTTGAAGACCCACATGCGGGAGATGCCGCTTCCGCGCTGGTTCAGGAACAGGATGTCCTCCGCGCCATTCTTCATCGGGAGATGGCCGCGCTCATGGGTCTGGTAGAGTCCGATCCAGTGCAGCGCCTCCGCTCCGATGGGGACCAGCCGCTCCTTGTCGCCCTTGCCCACCACGCGCACGAATCCTTCCGCCGCGCTGATCCGCGAGATCCGCAATCCGCAGAGCTCGCTCACGCGCAGGCCGCAGCCGTAGAGCGTCTCCACCATGGCGCGGTCGCGGTGGGCCATCGGCCTGCTCAGGTCGATGGCGTCGCAGATGGCGTTGATCTCATCGAGGGTGAGGAACACGGGCAGCTTGCGGCCCAAGCGCGGACTTCCGAGCAGCGCGCTCGGGTCATCGCTGATCGACCTCTCCTT
The DNA window shown above is from Flavobacteriales bacterium and carries:
- a CDS encoding tyrosine recombinase XerD, giving the protein MDWDKALRGFRMHLKLERSLSDRTLAAYLTDLAKLRAFAEEQVPPIAPDAFALDDLQEFISSVARGGAAATSQARLLSAVRMFHRYLRKERSISDDPSALLGSPRLGRKLPVFLTLDEINAICDAIDLSRPMAHRDRAMVETLYGCGLRVSELCGLRISRISAAEGFVRVVGKGDKERLVPIGAEALHWIGLYQTHERGHLPMKNGAEDILFLNQRGSGISRMWVFKLVRALAVKAGVRKAIGPHTFRHSFATHLVEGGADLRAVQEMLGHASITTTEIYTHLDREYLRSSILQFHPRGRS